From a region of the Paenibacillus lutimineralis genome:
- a CDS encoding YhcN/YlaJ family sporulation lipoprotein, whose amino-acid sequence MRKIVSLSLSAALIAGMVSITGCGTTTKNNNVRTQSLRQTEHRYDVNSIKPGNRMFTRSAGHGTTHRVHSLKSSPILSNKISGLSDVQTAHVLVSDRDAYVAVTMHNRQGVNRSSGISAKGLGAPLTPSGVTGGTGLNGTRGTGLNGTRGTGLNGTRGTGLDGTRGTGLNGTRGTGAYGMNGIYGTNGLHGVNTDGLNGTFRNRTNGFDGTYGIRGNTGMGGTYGTYNFMSSGTHHGIRNNSLSPFSTNGTGTVRDHVPQHVKNEITNKIKKTAPHIKNVYISSDPDFVTGVGGYTTKSRDGATLNGYVRDFERMVERVFPGRAGTMTGPSGYTPSGVNGLSTDGYRTHMNR is encoded by the coding sequence ATGCGCAAAATCGTTAGCTTATCGCTCTCCGCTGCTCTAATCGCTGGGATGGTTAGTATTACTGGTTGCGGTACGACGACGAAAAATAACAATGTCCGCACGCAGAGCTTACGCCAGACCGAGCATCGTTATGATGTGAATTCCATTAAGCCCGGAAATCGGATGTTCACACGCAGTGCTGGACACGGAACGACGCACCGCGTTCATTCTCTGAAATCCAGCCCAATATTAAGCAACAAAATATCCGGACTATCCGATGTGCAGACCGCACATGTATTAGTGTCGGATCGTGATGCCTACGTCGCGGTAACTATGCACAATCGTCAAGGGGTCAACCGTAGCTCTGGAATTTCCGCCAAAGGACTTGGCGCCCCATTGACACCTTCAGGAGTTACAGGAGGAACAGGTCTGAATGGTACAAGAGGTACAGGTCTGAATGGTACAAGAGGTACAGGTCTGAATGGTACAAGAGGTACAGGTCTGGATGGTACAAGAGGTACGGGTTTGAATGGTACAAGAGGTACAGGTGCCTACGGGATGAATGGCATTTATGGAACGAATGGATTGCATGGGGTTAATACGGACGGGCTTAATGGAACTTTTAGAAATAGAACTAATGGATTTGATGGGACCTACGGTATTCGTGGAAATACCGGTATGGGTGGTACTTATGGAACGTATAATTTCATGTCCAGTGGTACCCATCATGGTATAAGGAACAATTCGTTAAGTCCATTCAGCACAAATGGTACGGGTACTGTAAGGGATCATGTTCCACAGCATGTTAAGAATGAAATTACGAATAAAATTAAGAAAACAGCGCCTCATATTAAGAATGTCTATATCTCTTCGGACCCTGATTTTGTAACTGGTGTGGGGGGATATACAACCAAATCACGTGACGGAGCAACCCTGAATGGTTATGTACGTGATTTTGAACGGATGGTGGAGCGTGTCTTTCCGGGACGTGCAGGAACCATGACAGGTCCTAGCGGGTATACGCCAAGCGGAGTGAACGGGTTATCGACCGACGGCTACCGCACTCATATGAATCGCTAA
- a CDS encoding NAD-dependent epimerase/dehydratase family protein, producing MHVIDDLSIGQIEHVHPEAKLHVLDIRLLYAADLIATIQPSLVVHLAAQADFQRLVLESAVERLWSLEHLECLPGSQGYGLPLTVNGDGEQTRDSIYVEDIVSAIIAAYGKNWRKLTSAL from the coding sequence GTGCATGTAATCGACGACCTTAGCATAGGTCAAATAGAGCATGTTCATCCGGAAGCGAAGCTGCATGTTCTGGATATTCGTTTGTTGTATGCCGCAGATCTGATCGCGACAATACAGCCCTCGCTCGTGGTGCATTTGGCAGCTCAGGCCGATTTCCAGCGCTTGGTTCTTGAATCAGCAGTAGAGCGTTTATGGAGCCTTGAACATCTTGAATGCTTGCCAGGAAGTCAAGGTTATGGGCTTCCGCTCACTGTGAATGGAGACGGAGAGCAGACACGTGATTCCATCTATGTTGAGGACATCGTAAGCGCGATTATTGCAGCTTACGGCAAGAACTGGAGAAAACTTACCTCTGCGCTATAA
- a CDS encoding CgeB family protein, which yields MHSTRPFLRDLSDSRRKGWEDGLRDGYAEGYFRGQAKVIVERTKTSFPVRKIKVLYVSSGKGFPYSPIDEAIVETLKTLTASVITAETKEPIQKLAEKNRPDLVLALDGMDRPVEQIDAVRALGIKTAIWLTDDPYYTDMTKKIAPHYDYVFTLERNCIEVYRGLGCRNVYYLPFAAYVSHYRPTLTRSAINRKISFIGSAYWNRVEFLRPIIGGLMEKGLKINGLWWDRLPEYKQYPGGIEIGKWMGPIETSEVYSGTKIVINLHRSPFDETVNNNTAKIGALSPNPRTFEISASGTLQLVDSREDLSSFYKPGVEIETFSNSDELMEKVNYYLSHEKERQQIALRALERTFRDHTYNHRLNQLFGYIFK from the coding sequence ATGCATTCCACTCGGCCATTTCTAAGGGATCTTTCAGACTCCAGGCGCAAAGGATGGGAAGACGGGCTCAGAGACGGTTATGCTGAAGGATACTTTCGGGGGCAGGCGAAGGTCATTGTGGAGAGAACAAAAACATCCTTTCCGGTCAGAAAGATCAAGGTTCTATATGTTAGCTCTGGTAAGGGCTTCCCGTATTCGCCGATAGATGAAGCGATTGTTGAGACTTTGAAGACTTTAACTGCAAGTGTAATTACGGCTGAAACCAAAGAGCCGATCCAGAAACTGGCGGAAAAAAATCGGCCTGATCTAGTACTTGCGCTTGACGGCATGGATCGGCCAGTTGAACAGATCGACGCGGTCCGGGCGTTAGGAATTAAAACAGCGATCTGGTTGACGGATGATCCATATTATACCGATATGACGAAGAAGATCGCTCCCCATTATGATTATGTCTTTACATTAGAGCGGAACTGCATTGAAGTCTACCGTGGCCTGGGATGTCGCAATGTCTATTATTTACCGTTCGCCGCATATGTAAGCCATTATCGTCCAACATTAACCCGCTCTGCGATTAACCGGAAGATCAGCTTCATCGGTTCAGCCTACTGGAATCGCGTAGAGTTCCTGCGTCCGATCATTGGTGGGCTGATGGAGAAGGGATTAAAGATTAATGGATTATGGTGGGACCGACTACCGGAATATAAGCAATACCCAGGTGGGATTGAGATTGGTAAATGGATGGGGCCAATTGAAACATCGGAAGTCTATAGCGGTACTAAAATCGTGATTAATCTGCATCGTTCACCGTTTGATGAGACAGTGAACAACAATACTGCCAAGATCGGAGCACTCTCACCCAACCCCCGTACCTTTGAGATTTCAGCAAGCGGAACGCTGCAGCTTGTAGACAGTCGTGAGGATCTATCGTCGTTCTATAAGCCAGGCGTGGAAATCGAGACATTCTCAAATTCCGATGAACTGATGGAAAAGGTGAATTATTACTTGTCCCATGAGAAGGAGCGACAGCAGATCGCATTGAGAGCTCTAGAGAGAACCTTCCGTGATCATACGTACAACCATCGGTTAAATCAACTGTTTGGCTATATTTTCAAATAA
- a CDS encoding restriction endonuclease subunit S yields the protein MSREQAYLHILDAASKVQWNVAMILEAKALEAEKVRNWVLNQVHHASFDEDEKRLSEPLDIHEQVVEVLEGLTKLQNGLCSNLKTVLASAEEEEVKGGSLGGLFGDGFDLEDTDK from the coding sequence ATGAGCAGAGAACAGGCTTATTTGCATATTTTAGATGCAGCCTCCAAAGTCCAGTGGAATGTCGCTATGATCCTGGAGGCTAAGGCGCTTGAAGCCGAGAAGGTGCGCAACTGGGTTTTGAATCAAGTCCATCATGCCAGCTTCGATGAGGATGAGAAGCGGTTATCCGAGCCGCTCGACATTCATGAACAGGTTGTAGAGGTGCTGGAGGGACTTACTAAGCTGCAGAACGGATTATGTAGTAATTTAAAGACAGTACTTGCCTCAGCAGAAGAGGAAGAGGTTAAGGGAGGAAGCCTTGGAGGATTGTTCGGCGACGGCTTCGATTTGGAGGATACAGACAAATGA
- a CDS encoding nucleoside-diphosphate sugar epimerase produces MEEKITEIIVHMSHSHQQMARVLDAERQVVVRMAQIVHAIPDDEPAFEGVPGLIKNTGRINKSVISYLNAIADLQEAMAENLGFVLKELRSQDEE; encoded by the coding sequence ATGGAGGAGAAAATTACAGAGATCATTGTCCACATGTCTCATTCACACCAGCAGATGGCAAGAGTGTTGGATGCTGAACGACAGGTTGTTGTTCGTATGGCACAAATCGTCCATGCCATACCTGACGACGAACCTGCATTTGAAGGAGTGCCCGGTTTGATCAAGAATACGGGCCGAATCAACAAAAGCGTAATTTCTTATTTAAATGCTATCGCTGATCTTCAGGAGGCAATGGCTGAGAATTTGGGCTTCGTCTTAAAAGAGCTGAGAAGCCAGGATGAGGAGTAA
- a CDS encoding glycosyltransferase family 2 protein, with protein MRNTRHTARKSDFQQGYRTGYDKGFKSGKETFGTWFEGTSIIIPTYNQKQLLLQCLDYIEAHTVSPYEIIIVDNGSQDGTVEALRRRRGSLRVAAHSSNLGFAQAINTGLMMARGQTIVLLNNDVFVTEGWLTQMLACLFESPDTAAVGPVTNYISGEQKIDVPYHELSEMPRFAAAYNRRNTGKWRDTSRLVGFCILMKRSTFEQVGYLDEGYEVGNFEDDDWNRRLRLQGKRMRIAGDTFVHHVGSVTMKGLGAKQFSTVNDRNERFYTQKWGNRYEWIRSKVKESAASSHQAADFFPTHIWIRSASGKLFWMQHGVKYPVAAKVRDEVMTASMPRLSVIELLQIPTGPEYGEMELAAIKRDSSRDGKVVMAEDGTIYQLDQGARREFVSHYACTAWGFIIPKQTASHEAWNDWPEGLPIAPPTRSKAEDL; from the coding sequence TTGCGGAATACCAGACATACGGCCCGTAAATCCGATTTCCAGCAGGGGTATCGTACGGGTTACGACAAGGGGTTTAAATCCGGCAAAGAGACATTTGGCACCTGGTTCGAGGGAACAAGCATCATCATCCCGACTTATAATCAGAAGCAATTACTGCTTCAATGCTTGGATTATATAGAAGCCCATACCGTGTCACCCTATGAAATTATTATTGTTGATAATGGGTCACAAGATGGAACGGTGGAGGCATTGCGTCGCCGTAGAGGCTCACTTCGTGTCGCGGCGCATTCGTCTAATCTGGGCTTCGCACAAGCGATTAATACTGGACTTATGATGGCCAGGGGGCAGACGATCGTACTTCTTAACAATGACGTATTCGTTACGGAAGGATGGCTAACCCAGATGCTGGCTTGTTTGTTTGAAAGCCCGGATACGGCGGCGGTAGGCCCGGTTACGAATTACATTAGCGGGGAGCAGAAAATAGATGTTCCCTATCATGAATTATCGGAGATGCCTCGATTTGCAGCCGCTTATAATCGCCGTAATACCGGCAAATGGCGGGATACGAGTCGCCTCGTAGGTTTCTGTATTTTAATGAAGCGCAGCACCTTTGAACAGGTAGGATACCTGGATGAGGGGTATGAAGTCGGAAACTTCGAGGATGATGACTGGAATCGGCGCTTACGCTTGCAAGGCAAAAGGATGCGAATTGCCGGTGATACTTTTGTTCATCATGTCGGAAGCGTGACGATGAAGGGATTGGGTGCGAAGCAATTCTCTACTGTGAATGATAGGAATGAGCGATTTTATACTCAGAAATGGGGGAATCGCTACGAATGGATAAGGAGTAAGGTGAAGGAATCGGCCGCTTCCTCTCATCAGGCTGCTGATTTCTTCCCAACACATATCTGGATCAGAAGCGCCAGCGGGAAGCTGTTCTGGATGCAGCATGGCGTAAAGTATCCTGTAGCTGCCAAAGTGAGAGACGAGGTGATGACGGCATCTATGCCGCGATTATCTGTCATTGAATTGTTGCAGATTCCAACGGGACCGGAGTATGGAGAAATGGAGCTGGCAGCGATCAAGAGAGACTCATCCAGGGATGGGAAAGTTGTAATGGCGGAGGACGGGACGATCTATCAGCTCGATCAGGGGGCAAGAAGAGAATTTGTATCACATTATGCTTGTACAGCTTGGGGATTCATTATTCCGAAGCAGACTGCTTCGCACGAAGCTTGGAATGACTGGCCGGAAGGCCTTCCCATTGCGCCGCCTACCCGGTCGAAAGCAGAGGATTTGTAG
- a CDS encoding GT-D fold domain-containing glycosyltransferase, with the protein MPRRILPTRIAETDVAVEKQGIFRPVETPLHASVLPNQRRMRQKIEVLPYEEGYRQGLYDGGEAKVEKWIPKQMVLPELTVDDVIQAGIQSLTGSLIQILTTADVSQELDDAIKNARPFSLVRLGDGELLTLAHDTVMSIEEVRRWGSFLPYAGVNLPDSHVRLELSKAISSASIVGIPNSRHPSYQGLLFPVLRHFGINYRTLKMTSSTVNYALNEEGRLRKLLTGRNVLLIGNEAPGLAKHLRSLGIQVQGVIAPVLGVTDIQRVMNQIAHIEFDIAFVSAGVAAVILCARIANELGKAALDMGHLADEITSGEISLR; encoded by the coding sequence GTGCCGAGAAGAATACTGCCCACACGGATTGCTGAAACGGATGTAGCTGTAGAGAAGCAAGGAATATTCAGGCCGGTAGAGACGCCATTACATGCCTCTGTTCTTCCGAATCAGCGCAGAATGCGGCAAAAGATCGAGGTTTTACCCTATGAAGAAGGCTATCGACAAGGATTGTATGATGGCGGAGAGGCCAAGGTAGAGAAATGGATACCGAAACAGATGGTGCTGCCAGAGTTGACAGTGGATGATGTTATACAAGCTGGAATACAGAGCCTGACAGGATCGTTAATACAGATCCTCACTACTGCTGATGTCTCTCAAGAGCTGGATGATGCAATTAAGAACGCTAGACCCTTCTCATTAGTACGCCTTGGTGATGGAGAACTGCTGACCTTAGCCCATGATACGGTTATGTCCATCGAAGAAGTGAGGCGCTGGGGAAGCTTTTTGCCATATGCAGGAGTGAACCTTCCTGATTCCCATGTGCGATTGGAGTTATCTAAAGCAATTTCCAGTGCAAGCATCGTCGGTATCCCTAACTCACGACATCCTTCCTATCAAGGGTTATTGTTCCCGGTATTGCGGCATTTCGGAATCAATTATCGAACCCTGAAGATGACCTCGTCTACCGTTAACTATGCTCTCAATGAAGAGGGAAGGCTGAGGAAACTGCTGACTGGGCGCAACGTTCTGCTGATTGGCAATGAGGCTCCCGGCTTGGCCAAGCATTTGCGATCTCTTGGGATTCAGGTTCAGGGAGTAATCGCTCCGGTGCTCGGTGTCACTGATATTCAGCGGGTGATGAATCAGATCGCACATATCGAATTCGATATAGCCTTTGTATCGGCCGGTGTTGCAGCTGTCATTCTATGTGCCAGAATCGCTAATGAGCTGGGAAAGGCTGCTCTAGACATGGGGCATCTGGCGGATGAAATCACTTCAGGTGAGATATCGCTCAGATGA
- a CDS encoding sugar phosphate nucleotidyltransferase, with product MKGVILAGGTGTRLYPLTRLVNKHLLPVGRYPMVCYGIERLRQAGITDILMVIGKQSAGLYADFFGSGENYGVKLNFRIQESAGGIAEALELAEGFITPGEKFVVLLGDNLFLDDLTPYVEKFKQQHIGARVLLKPVDDPRRYGVPVFDPNQPGLILYIEEKPKHPKSRYSVTGIYMYDYMVFSMIKDITRSARGELEITDVNNRYAEQGKLGYDILKLWWGDAGTPESLREAEVYMRGVLP from the coding sequence ATGAAAGGTGTGATTTTGGCGGGAGGCACCGGAACACGACTGTACCCGCTGACCCGATTAGTTAATAAGCACTTGCTTCCGGTTGGGAGATATCCTATGGTCTGCTATGGCATAGAACGGCTGCGCCAGGCCGGAATCACTGATATTCTCATGGTTATCGGCAAGCAGTCAGCAGGCCTTTATGCCGATTTTTTTGGAAGCGGGGAGAACTATGGCGTAAAGCTGAATTTCCGAATTCAGGAATCCGCCGGGGGAATCGCCGAAGCGTTGGAATTGGCAGAAGGATTTATAACGCCCGGAGAGAAGTTCGTCGTATTGCTTGGAGACAATTTATTCCTAGATGATCTTACACCCTATGTAGAGAAGTTCAAACAGCAGCACATTGGTGCAAGAGTTCTGCTTAAACCTGTGGATGATCCGAGACGCTACGGAGTTCCAGTCTTCGATCCGAATCAGCCTGGGCTGATTTTGTATATTGAGGAGAAGCCGAAGCATCCGAAGTCGAGGTATTCAGTAACAGGAATATATATGTATGACTACATGGTATTCAGCATGATTAAGGACATCACCCGCTCAGCCCGAGGTGAACTGGAGATTACGGATGTGAACAATCGGTACGCGGAACAGGGCAAGCTGGGGTATGACATATTGAAGCTGTGGTGGGGAGATGCAGGTACACCGGAATCTCTGCGTGAAGCTGAAGTATATATGAGAGGGGTACTGCCCTGA
- a CDS encoding glycosyltransferase family 2 protein yields MSKFGLTSIIIPTYNGLHLLIPCVEAIRRFTEVPYEIIIVDNGSSDGTTEYGLREELILVAMPDNTGFPAACNRGLSIASGDQLLLLNNDVIVSPRWLSNMLTTLYSSQDIGMVGPVTNYCSGRQQVDIQWEGLTEYYALAEKYNQSTPERWQEVPRLVGMCLMFKRKLFTELGQLDERFSPGHYEDDDYCYRARRRGYRLMICGDTLVYHAGSASFRQHHPDGWNSLIERNRGLFIEKWGIDPWQFI; encoded by the coding sequence TTGAGCAAGTTCGGTTTAACCAGTATCATTATTCCAACCTATAACGGTCTGCATCTATTGATTCCATGTGTAGAGGCGATTCGCCGCTTCACGGAAGTACCCTATGAGATCATTATCGTGGATAACGGATCGAGCGACGGGACTACGGAATACGGATTGCGTGAAGAACTTATTCTTGTAGCCATGCCTGATAACACAGGCTTTCCGGCAGCCTGCAATCGAGGGCTGAGCATTGCATCGGGTGATCAACTACTATTGCTTAATAATGACGTGATCGTCTCACCACGGTGGCTCAGCAATATGTTAACAACATTGTATAGTTCACAAGACATCGGAATGGTCGGACCCGTAACAAATTATTGTAGTGGAAGGCAGCAGGTGGATATTCAATGGGAGGGACTAACGGAGTATTACGCGCTTGCAGAGAAATATAATCAGTCTACCCCTGAGCGATGGCAGGAGGTGCCAAGGCTCGTCGGAATGTGTCTCATGTTCAAGCGGAAGCTATTCACTGAGCTCGGCCAGCTCGATGAGCGATTCTCACCAGGACACTATGAAGATGATGACTATTGCTATAGAGCTAGACGGCGTGGATATCGTCTTATGATATGCGGGGATACACTAGTCTACCACGCTGGAAGCGCCAGCTTTAGACAGCATCATCCCGATGGATGGAACTCTCTGATCGAGAGGAACCGAGGATTGTTTATCGAGAAATGGGGCATAGACCCTTGGCAGTTTATATAG
- a CDS encoding glycosyltransferase, which produces MGRMRAAGKGKARRINIARRNRRKGYIARRKKVFHDANATRSEARSYGADWLKRLALQGGRKEAAGKSKSERSCEHMQQCFNSWYLAHAAGTRRGYSSILRISTAFAHGYAAGDNLLRHYIPLPLRRTTAAVVVASNERRTLNAVLAQLRRLPFGEIVVVLNGCSDGSFAAMEHDPRLIKLNYPERLGHDVGRALGAAVTTKDTVLFVDGDMALPAEDLGAFLVAVEQGSDVALNDITPFLPSFAKQDSVTYSKMFLNMSLGRTDLLANSLTAVPHALSRRAIDALGHASLIIPPKAHALALVRGLTVTAPYSVNVVKNNRIRSTNTGSANPVAGLILGDHIEALAEVMKIYGPRLKFTRMTRSKLAKVRNGR; this is translated from the coding sequence ATGGGAAGAATGCGAGCAGCTGGTAAAGGTAAAGCCCGACGAATTAATATAGCCAGACGCAATAGAAGAAAGGGGTACATTGCTAGGCGGAAGAAAGTGTTCCATGATGCAAATGCTACTCGATCGGAAGCACGGTCATACGGTGCAGACTGGCTGAAACGGCTGGCTTTGCAAGGTGGAAGAAAGGAAGCCGCCGGCAAGAGTAAAAGCGAACGCTCCTGTGAACACATGCAGCAATGCTTTAATTCATGGTACTTGGCACACGCGGCGGGAACACGAAGGGGATATTCCTCAATACTCCGTATTTCCACAGCTTTTGCGCATGGTTATGCAGCGGGAGACAACCTGCTGCGTCATTATATCCCACTCCCACTTAGAAGGACGACAGCAGCTGTAGTTGTAGCCAGCAATGAGAGAAGGACTTTAAATGCGGTACTTGCACAGCTTAGGCGCTTGCCTTTCGGGGAGATCGTGGTGGTACTGAATGGCTGCAGTGATGGAAGCTTCGCAGCTATGGAACATGATCCTCGTCTTATTAAGCTGAATTATCCAGAACGGCTCGGCCATGATGTGGGGAGAGCTCTTGGTGCCGCGGTGACTACTAAGGATACAGTTCTGTTCGTCGATGGGGATATGGCGCTACCTGCGGAGGATCTCGGAGCCTTTCTAGTAGCTGTTGAACAAGGGAGCGATGTGGCTCTCAATGATATTACACCGTTCCTGCCTTCATTCGCAAAGCAGGATAGTGTGACGTATAGCAAGATGTTTCTAAATATGTCGCTTGGACGCACGGATTTATTAGCTAACTCGCTCACTGCTGTTCCACATGCTCTATCTCGCAGAGCTATCGATGCATTAGGCCATGCCAGCCTGATCATCCCTCCCAAGGCACATGCACTTGCCTTAGTTCGCGGATTAACTGTAACAGCACCGTATTCGGTGAATGTGGTGAAGAATAACCGTATTCGCAGTACAAATACAGGTTCAGCGAACCCGGTAGCCGGTCTAATCCTTGGCGATCATATAGAGGCATTGGCGGAAGTGATGAAGATCTATGGTCCGCGGTTGAAATTTACGCGGATGACTCGCAGTAAGCTTGCGAAAGTGAGGAATGGACGTTGA
- a CDS encoding glycosyltransferase family 2 protein has protein sequence MIRRRKRGLVPSTRKQASRPKLPKIVNHRDPMVSIIVPAMNERARLPSVLREASKVHPRSETIVVANGSTDGTAEIAAAIGARVIRFAEPLGHDVGRRVGAEAARGQALLFMDADMIISAAELRPFVRAVLSGVDVALNGYSGSVGRQRAHPVVLAKYSLNAWLSRPDLHGASMTAVPHALSRQALEVIGPKLLEIPPLAHTVAAVRGLNIQIANTVAVGSINPVRRRVGRSDPLASLVVGDHLDAVHWLIQEQGQRGGYSDLNRLRGKVR, from the coding sequence TTGATCAGAAGAAGGAAGAGAGGCTTGGTCCCAAGTACCAGAAAACAGGCTTCAAGGCCAAAGCTGCCGAAGATCGTTAATCATCGCGATCCTATGGTTTCTATAATTGTTCCGGCTATGAATGAGAGAGCGCGGCTGCCCTCCGTACTGCGTGAAGCTAGTAAAGTTCATCCGCGCAGCGAGACGATTGTCGTTGCAAATGGATCGACGGACGGAACGGCTGAGATTGCCGCTGCAATTGGCGCGAGGGTTATTCGTTTTGCCGAACCGCTTGGGCATGATGTTGGACGACGCGTCGGTGCGGAAGCAGCCAGAGGGCAGGCTCTGTTGTTTATGGATGCGGATATGATTATTTCGGCTGCTGAGCTGCGGCCATTCGTCAGGGCTGTATTATCCGGTGTGGACGTAGCCTTGAACGGATATTCCGGTTCAGTTGGCAGACAAAGAGCTCATCCTGTTGTGTTAGCGAAGTACTCGCTAAATGCTTGGCTGTCGCGCCCTGATCTCCACGGTGCCTCAATGACAGCTGTGCCTCATGCGCTCAGCCGTCAGGCTCTTGAAGTAATAGGCCCTAAGCTGCTAGAGATTCCTCCACTGGCCCATACGGTGGCAGCGGTTAGGGGATTGAATATTCAAATAGCGAACACCGTCGCGGTGGGGAGCATAAATCCTGTGCGCCGGAGAGTGGGAAGGTCCGATCCGCTGGCCTCGCTTGTGGTCGGCGACCATCTGGATGCGGTGCATTGGCTGATTCAGGAGCAGGGGCAGCGTGGAGGCTACAGTGACTTGAACCGACTACGGGGCAAGGTGAGGTGA
- a CDS encoding glycosyltransferase family 4 protein has product MNSSVMTERGSKSVLERHKVAVITPGSFIIPSGRSSSVERVIEKVVPLASDQLNIRIFGLSDRQLPNFGMVGHVPCFRLPGGHRYLQSILQHLRKWHPDTIDVHNRPRLAFQIKRKLPFTRVLLTLHSTTFISTAYSPLFETSHWLNRVDGIVVNSEYLRSELLLRFPGLQVPILVNPLGVSLEDFIPRWTPLGESLRQARLADFGWENRKVVLYVGRLQRAKEVHHILSAWPTIQKRVPDAMLVIVGSAFYGTDRETAYVRKLKKLAEPYQDHVVFLPYIKYPRVADCYNLADVVIVPSGEEEAFGLVNVEAMAAAIPVIATNTGGIPEIVADGESGLLLPPGSLQQGLAEYISYLLNHEEVRRVIGCTGRELARSRFRWKHTAERWGQLMRGIE; this is encoded by the coding sequence ATGAACAGTAGCGTCATGACAGAACGGGGATCTAAGTCTGTATTGGAACGCCATAAGGTAGCGGTGATTACTCCCGGCTCCTTCATTATTCCATCAGGCAGGAGCAGCTCGGTTGAGAGAGTGATTGAGAAGGTAGTACCGCTTGCGTCTGATCAATTGAATATTCGCATATTCGGGCTATCCGACAGACAGCTTCCGAACTTTGGCATGGTAGGCCATGTTCCGTGTTTCCGTCTGCCAGGTGGGCACCGTTACTTACAGTCGATCCTCCAACACCTCCGTAAATGGCATCCGGATACTATAGATGTGCATAACCGCCCTAGATTGGCTTTTCAAATCAAGAGAAAACTCCCGTTCACTCGTGTTCTGTTGACGCTCCATTCTACAACATTTATTAGTACGGCCTATAGTCCTCTGTTTGAGACTTCCCACTGGCTGAACCGAGTAGATGGGATCGTCGTGAATAGCGAGTATTTACGCTCAGAGCTGTTACTTCGATTCCCGGGGCTGCAGGTCCCGATCCTAGTAAATCCGTTAGGGGTCAGCCTGGAAGATTTCATACCTCGCTGGACTCCACTTGGAGAATCACTCCGCCAGGCCAGATTGGCTGATTTCGGTTGGGAGAACCGCAAGGTTGTTCTCTATGTAGGCAGGCTGCAGCGAGCCAAAGAGGTACACCATATTTTGAGTGCTTGGCCAACGATTCAGAAGCGCGTACCGGATGCAATGCTAGTTATTGTAGGCAGTGCATTTTATGGGACCGATCGTGAGACCGCCTATGTTCGGAAGCTGAAGAAGCTGGCTGAACCATATCAAGATCATGTCGTCTTCCTTCCATATATTAAGTATCCCAGAGTTGCTGATTGCTATAATTTGGCCGATGTTGTTATCGTTCCCTCCGGTGAGGAAGAGGCTTTTGGATTAGTGAATGTCGAGGCGATGGCCGCGGCAATACCGGTTATTGCCACCAATACAGGGGGGATTCCGGAGATTGTAGCCGATGGAGAATCCGGACTTCTGCTTCCGCCCGGTTCTCTCCAGCAAGGCCTCGCTGAGTATATTTCTTATTTGCTTAATCATGAAGAGGTGCGCCGGGTAATAGGGTGCACGGGGCGTGAACTTGCCCGCAGTAGATTTCGCTGGAAGCATACTGCGGAGCGTTGGGGACAATTAATGAGAGGAATCGAATAG